In Aythya fuligula isolate bAytFul2 chromosome 25, bAytFul2.pri, whole genome shotgun sequence, the DNA window ccccaggcAGGGcgatgctgggggggggctgccagcacgGCCCCCAGCCTCCAccccccgcagcagcccccagggtcCCGCTCCCATCTGCAGTCCCCGCTCCGTCCCTCCCCAAAGGGGGTCCCCAAAgcctgctgggggggggttTAATGCTGGAGACCTGTGCACACCTGCACTGCCCCTCTCTTTGGAGAGCATGGAGGGGGCCAGGATGTGTTCCCCCCCCGgcaggccctgcagcccccgcgGCGGGTCCCGTAGCCCCCCATAGCGGGACCTCGGCGCCCCCTTTACGCACGCCCTGCGGCCCCCCCGGGGcgagcccccccccaccctaGGGCGGGGGCCCTACCTTGGTCTTCACCCTCGCCGGCTCCCAGCCGGGTCTCAGCTCCCGCACCAGCCGCAGCGCCCCGGGCAGCACATCGCCCTCATCCACCGCGATCCCCAGGTGGGGAACGCACGGAGGGACCCCGCGGCCCCTTCCCCGAGCCCGGTCGGCTTCCGAGCAATCCGGGCAGCGGCCGGCAGCTCCGGCCATCCCCAGCTCCGAGCACCCCGACCCTCGGCCCATGTgccgggggctgcggcggggccggcggccgcGGGGAGGAGCCGCTCGCCGCTGGGAAGCCATGAGTCACCGGCCCGCCTCCCTCCGCCCGCCTTCCCCGGCAGCTCCCGCCCGCATTGTGAGCTCAGCGGAGCCCGCACCGAGCCCCGCACCCGGCTCGGCACCGGGGAACGCCCCGGGGAGcgcccccagcccggccgccGCCGGAGCATCCCCGCGCTGCGCCCCCGCCGCATCCCAGCCCTGCGCCCCGGGGATGCGCCGGGGCTGGAGGGGTTGCGCCCCGCAGCCGGGGATGCTCCGGGGGTGGTGGAGGGATGTGTCCCGCAGCTGGGGATGCTCCCGGTTTGGGGGCGCGTGTCCCGCAGCTGGGGTTTGGGATCGGGGCTGGAAAAATGGGAGGATGGAGGTGAGCGCGTGGGTATGGGGGAGAAAGGTGAgggtggggttttgggggggatGCAGCACGTGGGGGGTGCTTCAAGGCGTGCTGGTGGCGTGGTTTGGTGTTTGGGGTGGTTCTGGGGGGAGATAGGAGATGGATGCTGTGGTACTCGGGGGTCCCTTCTGACTCGGGGTGTTCTGTGCTTTGGTGGTCTCCAGGAGTCCTCCCTGCACTGCCCTCTCCGGACCTGCTAccataaatcatagaatcatgcAATaacagaatcattagggttggagAAGCCCTCCAcgatcatctgctccaaccaccCCCCCACCACTGTCCCCACCGagccgtgtccccaagcaccagcccCAACCTCTCCTGGAGcccccccagggacggggactcccccacctccctgggcaacccgtcccaacgcctgcCCGCTctgtctgagcagaaatggctcctcattgcccacctcaacctcccctggcacagctccaggcCATTTGCTCTTGTCCTAACACCATCTCACCCACCAtgctcccaccccaccccagtAGGGATTtacaggagggctggggggagctttGGTAGTTAAGAGGGAGCATTCCCCACCCGTTCGCCCAGCTCCCCGTGGCCCGCTGACACTGCTCGAGCCCAGCTTCATTATCAGAGGAAATTACAACTGCCCGTGGCTCGGAGCAGAGAATGTCCCCTCCAAAGTTTACAGCTGGCTGCGGCTGAAACCAGCTAAATGGACCGTGGAGACTTGGGGAAAATCATttaaggaagggggaaaaaaataaaccagcctGTTCCCCGCGTTGCTATATATAGCGTGGGCTCTGTCAGTTTTAATAGGATGGTCATAATTGCTCCGGCTGCTTTGCCGGGCTGAGCGTGGCCTAATTGCTTGCCCGTAAAGATCACAAGTGTTAATTCAGGGCAGTTGCGGGTTAGCAGTGCCCCGCAGCCTGCTCTGCGCAGCAGGCACCAGGAAatggccctggcacaggctaTTAGAGGTGTTAATAGGCTGGCTTAAGGGGCCCGGCATCAGCACCGCAGCAGCCCGGGCACCTTTCCCTCCCACTGCTCGGAGCAACGGGAGCAGAACGAGACCCCAAAAAACCTCCTGGCGGAGGCCAGCCCCACAGTTTCCCAGCTGAGGGCTGTATGCAGAAGCTGTCGCGGGGAGGTTAAATCACCTGGTGCTTTGACAAGCTCGGAGACACTCGAATCCTCCCCAGACCAGACCCTTTGCGGtacagagcagggcagaggaggCTTAGCTATTTGCAAAGGGAAATTTCCCCGCGGAGAAGCTTGCCAGCATCTCCAGGAGGCTAAAAGGCTGCAGAGaggccaggctgcagcctcagAGCTGGCTTGTGCAGCCCAGCCCTTGCTGAAGGTCCTGGGGAGGCTCCTGTGCCCGTCCCCAcgtggctgctgcttcccagccctgGGGTTTCCTCTGCTGAGCGCACGGGAGCGAGCTCAGGAAGCTCTGGATGAAAGCGGATGGCCGGGGccccttccctccacccccagccccagggggcCATCACCACCGCTCTCCTCGTGCCCCGCAGAGGCGACGGATCTGCTGCAGAAGGTGATGGAAAGAAGCAAGCAAACCCTCGGGCGCCTTGAACTTCCCCTCCCCGGAGACCCAGGGATGTGCATCCCAAGGCAAAGAGGTTTAAATACCCCAGCGAGGCTTCACGGCCACGCAGACCTCGACCCTGCCAGTGGGGAAAAACATCCGCTCAGCCACATCCTTCCGCGGAGCAGGGAAGGGGACGAGGGGCTGAGCTGGCAGCACGGCTCAGCATCGCCCTCCCAGACAGCCCAAGAGCCAGCTCGTGTCAGCCTGTGCTTTGGGCAGCGCTGGGAAACCTTCAGCAGTCATCGCTGGTGGTGGAAATAGGGATGAGAAGCTCCTGCAGGCGGTTGTGCTCAGGTGGTGGCTTGCTCCAGGCTGTGCCCCAGACCCGTGGCACTCGCAGCACCTGAGCGGGTCGAACGGGAGAGGAGAGCACCTTGCAAAGCGCTTGGCCTTGGGGAATGCTTGGGGGACGCTCGGATTTGCAGCTTCTGTGCTGTGTCGGGAGCCACTGCAGCTCGACACGAAATGTCAGCCCGCGCTGGGAGCGCTGCCTGCACCTCCTGCCGGGGCTGCCAGCCCGGGCCTCGCAGCTCCAGCATCCCCGCTGTGCgtctccacaggcagcaggggcagagcccagcccggggctggcagctccaGCCAAGGCGGTGGTGGAAACAAatcaggagctggggcagccggagcagccttcctgctggggcagagccagccGCCCCGAATCGGAGCCGCGGgcgccttcccctccccagagcGCAGCAGACAGACGGACGGCCCCGTCCCGCTGTCCCCAGGGTGCCACCAGCTTTTGGGGGAAGGCAGGACAAGGCACGGCTAGCTGCAGCTCACCTCCTGCAGGAGAGGCTTGCTTGGTGGTTGTGTTACCCCAGCTGGCCCGCAGGCAGGTACAGGGGGGTCCTGCTCTCGTGAAATGGGTAGGGACAGAAAAGCAGCGCCTGCTGTGCTGCATTCCAGGGGAGGAACACTTGTTTCCCCAAttcccttaatttttttttttttattattattttttttttgtctgatttctcctttctgcaggaATAAGCGCCCACTCAGCTTCCTGTTGCTCTCAGattgtttaatattaaaacacGAAGAGGGGTCGGGGACAACACCAGCCGAAACAGCCACCACTGAAACCAGCCcgattatttttctcccattcaAGGAACAACCAGAACGATACCAAAGCACCACTCCAAAACACCTGCAAGCTGCAAaaacccctgctccagccagcagGGAGCCGCCACATGCTGCCCTGTTGCACATCACCCTGAAAGTCTCTGGGGGTTCCCCTGGGACCCCCGAGGGGGATGCTCGGCGGAGGATGCTCTCCAGGCTCCCGTCTCCCCGGCAGCTGAGGCTCTCGGGAAGCAGCGCGGGGGTTTTGGAGTGGGAGAACACGAGGCTGTGCAGTTGCTTCGGTACAGAGAGGAGGTGGCTGTGCTTTAAGGAAACGCCGTTCCCGTTTGCATTCCCATTTGCTTCTCCcgggtgctgctcctgcctcccagctgGCTCCCCAAAACTCCCCCCCGGGGCCCCGGCGCTCAGCGGGCCGTGGCGAAGCCGATGCGGTTGTTGCGCCGGTCGAATTTGGTGTAGTAGTGCCCGATGAAGCTGGCGCCCAGGATCCAGAGGGGGCCAGCAGGCGGGGGGATGTCCAGCCCCGAGAAAGCCACCACGCAGACGTCCTCCCCGTACTGGGATtgctgcagggaggagcagagcccGTGACAGAGGTGCCGGGAGGGGGATTCCTAGCTCAGCGTgccatccccagccccacacacccTGCTCTTGGCCTTCAATCCCCTTCCTCCACGAAGGGATATATCCCTGCCTGTCTCTACTCCTTGCTCTTCACCCCAAATCTCTCCCAGTCTCCCCCCGAGGAAGCAGCAACAGGTTGGGCTGGACACTGCTGAACGTGAAGGTTtggggaaaaatgggaaatgtccctctggggctggctggggagagCCGGGAGGGCGCAGCACGGCACTGGATGCTCCCGGAGGCACATAATCTGCGTCTTTCTCCCCGTGATGaccccatccctgccctccCACCCCCACGGAGGGATGCAGCTCACCCGCAGGACGTAGGCTGAGCCGCCGAGCGCGTACGCCTTGCCGCCCAGGTGGAAGGAGATGTTGGGCAGCTGGGGGACTCGGTCGCAGTCAACCACGtactgcaggaggaggaggaggaggagacggTGCTGAGccccgggctgggctggggtgCGGGGCAGGGACACGGAGCAGGGCTTCGCTCACCTCTCCTTCAGCCATTTCTGCCGCCCCGATGGCTTTCATCAGCACGGACACGGGGCCGGCCGGGCCGGTGATGTAGGATGCTCCGGTGTCGATGGCCACCGAGCAGCCTTCCTTGCAGAATAACACTTCAGCCCCTACCGacaccctgcagcaggaggcagaggggcGACCCTGAGCCTCCCGTGGTGGCCACAGCTCAGCCCCGAGGGTTTCCATGGCCAGAAACACCAGCCGAGAAGAGCTCGTGCTTGTTCCTGGTGCCTCCAGCACATCAACCCTCCGGGGGCACCTTCAAGCTTCTCAGACACACAAGCTAAGCTTCAGCATGTGCCTTTttcacgtttttttttttttttttaattattatttttaaaaccaaacaaagcagGCTTGTTCCAGCGCTGCCGCTGCAGGCTGAAGGGGGTTAAATTCCTCCACCGCAGCTTCGGAGCTGAATCAGCCCACGGTGCTGCCTCCCCCTCCGCATTCCCCAGCACCGTGATGTGATGCTCCTCGCCCTGCGGCTCCGTGCCAGAGGAGCccaccctgctgcctcccttttccaggggtgtgtggggggaaaaatcTCCCcgccacccccagcctgcttcTCCCCGGCCAACCCTCGCAAGCCCGGGGTTTGTAGGATTTACCCGGTGCCCCCTGTCCTCACCCCTTCATGCTGATCTGCCAGTAGCCGCTCTTGCTGACGCTCAGGTAGTGGAAATTGCCGGTGTAGTAGGCTGGGTCGCTGCCTCCCAGGATGATTTCCCCACCGGGTTTCAGGGCAGCGTTCCTAGGGCGCAAAAACACAGCGGGGTGACTCTCCCCTAGCCCCATATCGCTCGGGGTCCCTGAAAACCCAGGGGTAAGGGGCAAAAGCATGCGGGGCTGCCAGCCCGGTGAGCAGAGTGGGAGAAATCCCGGGTTAGTCCAGAGGGTGCAAGGCAAGAGGACGGAGAGCTGCGGCATGAGGGTCCCCGAGCAGCTGGGGGCAGGTGGAGCAGCTTTGGGGTCTGCTGCCCCCGGGTGCGCGGTGCCTGTTAGCGGGTGCTGCCTCGAGAGCTCCTGCTGGTCTTCTTACTTCGAAGCTCTGCAAAAAGGAGAGGGCTCTGTCGGGCTGTGCTCTGCGGGTGGATGCGTCCCGGGGGGCTGGGTGAGGCTGCGAACGCAGCTGGCATCCCGAGGGGTTGTTTTTTAGGGGCGAATCCACCTCTAGTCGAGGTAAAGAGCCACAATTTGTTCTTTAACCATGCATTTGTGGGGCTGGTTGCTGTGGCACATCGTCAGGCGGCTGTGGCCCCCATCGATGGGCAgtgcggggagggggcagcgaTCGTGGTCTGCCAGGAAAGGGCCCTTCCTCTGCCCCTGGGGGATTTAGTGCTGCTGGGGGGAGGGCACGACAGCTTGGGGCACGAAATGGAGCAGGAAGGTTTGCTGATGcaggtttttcttcttccttttttattttatttttatttttattttttaaattttgcctTTAGGCGAAGCCCTGCATCCACcccctgccttgctgcttcCAACCCCACGAGCAGAGCCGGAGACTTTGCAGCCTGACGGTGCCACACgagcggggagcagccccccagctctgcctcctggtCCACCTTGTTCCACCCCAGCTCCTGCGGGCACCCTCCCCGTGCCCTCCACCCCAGCCCAggtcccacagccccccccgtgcccccttcccagccctAAGACGTGACCCCAGCACCGACAGGGTCACAACACCCACACTTTGCAAAACCAGAGACCCCCAAAGCCCTGCGGGACCCACCGGCTGTAGTAGACAGAGAACACGTCCTCCTGGAGGATCTGCTGGGAGAGGATGCGGTCGAAGACAGGGGTGATGCCGTCGATGGCCTGGCTGGGGTATCCCATGCCCAGGACCCCGTCAAACCTGGCAAAGATGAAGGGGAAGGCGGGCAGCGCCGTGGCCTCGGCGAACACCTGGATGATGGGGATGTCCGACACCTGGGGAAGGGCGCGAGGGTctttgcagggagctggggggggccAAAACCCAACAGAGCCCCCATTTTTTGGGTACCCGGCTGGGCTCCTATCGGGGAGCGGAGCCCCCTGGCAGATCCGGGTGCTCCAAAATTCAGGGCTCACCATGACCACGTCCTGGCTGAGGAAGCCTTTGACGCTCCCCGTGCCGTAGCGGATGGCGAAGCCGGTGCCGTTGGCGATGTACGTCCGCGACTTGGAGGAGTCGTAGCGGCTGTGGGAAACTGGGGAGGGGCACAAGGGCATCAAAGACGGCGAGGGAGGGGACAGCGGGACCGGCTGGCggcccctgctcccccagcttctgcaggaggatgaacccagcctgccccagcaccaggagACCCCACAGCGGCGAGCAGACCCTGCTGCGCAAAGGGCTGTGAGCACCCCTGGAGGGGAAGGGATTTGCCCACATCCATGGGGCGCAGCTGGGGCCGGAGGGGGTCAGCCCTGGGGTCCGGCTGtgcccccccaaccccaaccaCTCACCGCAGGCACTGTAGAGGGGGGAGCACTTGCAGGACGGCACCCACAGGTTGGCCGAGCCTGTGTCGAAGACCACCTTGAAGGTCTGCGCGGGGGTCCCGATGCTGATCTCGCCAAAATACTGGGTCTGGAAGAAGCagagcacgggggggggggggtgttagCATGGGGTGCACGGCTAGCGCGCCAGATTTcggtgctggagctggtgggagaggaggggagagggataTTGGGGAGGCAATAAACCCCTGTTTAGGGAGGGCCTCACATCCAGGTAGTTGGTGAGGAGGGTGGGAGCCGTCCCGTTTCGGGGGCCGGCCGCCCCGCTGCGCCTGCCCTGCCGCAGCTCGGGGAAGACGTCCGCCACCTTCACCCCCATCTCCTGCAGCGTCTGCCGGATGGATGGCATCCTCCGCAGCGCGATCCTGAGGGCACACGAGAGGGCTGGGGGGCATGGGGGGCACCCACCGGAGCCCCCCCaacagctccctgctcccctgcgCTGGGAGATCCAAGCGGGTGGCTCtaggtggcagcagctccctgcgcTCTGGGGACGCAGAAAGGGCCCCCCCCCTTGGTCCCTTTCCACCCCCCATCATCCGCAGGGATGTGGCACTCGGGGTGCAGGGATAAAGAGGGGGGACCCCgggggtggctgctgcaggaggaaccccccccggcaccgggcTGTGGTGGCGCAGGGTGGCCACAGGCTGCCTTGAGGCTCGGTGGCTCTGCACCGAAACGCGTTGCCTTGGCCTCGTGGGTTATttgggaggcagagctgctgtcaaACCCCGCGGTGCtcagagggagagggggaagagaagCGAGGAAGGTG includes these proteins:
- the REN gene encoding renin — encoded protein: MLAGHSRRVLRYLLLLALTWGASFFHSPAQALQRYQPPLSCALRIALRRMPSIRQTLQEMGVKVADVFPELRQGRRSGAAGPRNGTAPTLLTNYLDTQYFGEISIGTPAQTFKVVFDTGSANLWVPSCKCSPLYSACVSHSRYDSSKSRTYIANGTGFAIRYGTGSVKGFLSQDVVMVSDIPIIQVFAEATALPAFPFIFARFDGVLGMGYPSQAIDGITPVFDRILSQQILQEDVFSVYYSRNAALKPGGEIILGGSDPAYYTGNFHYLSVSKSGYWQISMKGVSVGAEVLFCKEGCSVAIDTGASYITGPAGPVSVLMKAIGAAEMAEGEYVVDCDRVPQLPNISFHLGGKAYALGGSAYVLRQSQYGEDVCVVAFSGLDIPPPAGPLWILGASFIGHYYTKFDRRNNRIGFATAR